DNA from candidate division KSB1 bacterium:
AATAGTACTAGTTGAGGAACCTATAATCAACGATTTTCTTAACTTTATTGGGATATTTGGATGGATAGATAATTTTTCAGATTGTGGACTTTGTTGACCTAAGCATATTTGCCGCCATTGGACGTTCCGGAACTTTTTCCGGTTGATTCGCTTCGTTCAGGTTGGCGTATATTAGGTTCGAACTTATCATTTTATCTCTCATTTTTGTTAACGACAGGTTTAAAGATCAAATTGTCACGATCCCAAACCCAACGGTTTTCAGTTGTTTCTGTTCGGTTGCCAGGGAATTTTCTAAAAATCCGATTTACGGCATCTCTGATTTTCCTTTCACTTATTTCCCAGTCCATAACAGCGCCTACGTATCGTCCACGCCAGATTAGTTGATCTGAATCGGGGTCTACAAACTCCAAAATTAGAGTTACCTGTTTATATTCGCCGGTCTTAAGTCTTTCAGGGCGCGAGCCGCTATATCCATAAAATCCGCCGTGTCCGTATCTGCCATAGCCGTATCTCCCGTAGCCATATTTTCCCAGACCGTATTTGCGGTAACGGTGACTTCCATAACTGTGGACACTTGCACCATTTTTACCATTGCCATAGCCATCGTAGGTCAAGTACAACTTATTCACAACTTCGATATGATAAGCAATTAGAAAATCCGGATTGCTAGCCGTCAATTTTTCATATCCCAGCGTCGTTAGTTTCTCTTGCACCGCCCTTTTTATTCGGTTTTCGAGGAGGGTATTTTCTGTGGATGGATTGGCTTCGGAATATAGAGGCCTTCTAACGCTAACCCAGCCAAAAGTTTTGAGTTCTGCAAAATTAATTTCGCGGTCATAGCCTGATCTTATGTCATCGTGGGAAAACCCCGAGAGTACTGCCGTCAGTAAGATGGCGAGGAAGATTTTCGTAGTTTTCATGTCTTTATTCTCCTTTTAGATTAGTTAAGTGGTACCATAAAATCATTAGAAATATGAACTCTTCGGTGGGGCCGAAGCCGTGTTAGCATCAGTGATAGGGGATAGGACAGTTTTGTTTGTGAGGGAGCTGTCGGGTGTTTCTGTATAATTTATCACTAACTGATCAGAAGTGTCGATTCTACCTTGCGCTGAAGACACCGATGTTGAAAGAGTCAACTCCAGCATTGGATCATTGGGACCCAGCGGATTTTTTCTTAGATCTAATAGCATAACTAACCCTAGAAAGCTTATGATATAAAATAATTTGTTCATGACTATTCCTCTCATTACTATTTGTATACTCCATAAACTTGATAGCTCTCTAAAGGCAGCGTCAAAGCTCCTTTTGAATTCGTTTAACAGGATTGTATTGGCCATCTTAAGCTCCTTTAGTTTCGTATCTTGTTTCTGCAGATAGATTACAATCGCTGTGCCAAAACAAAATAGGGTAGTAATAACAATCACAACCCTTTAAAATTATTAAAGTTAACCATTAGGGGATATTTTGACAGTGGATTGCTAAAGTCCCAACATATTGGGATTTCTTCGATATATTGGGAATTCCAGGATCAATGAACCACGATCTTTTTGGCGGAAAATTTGAATTATTCATAAATTTTCACCGCGAAGGCGCTAAGACGCAAAGAAACAAAGAGTCAGACTAAAATATGTTTTAATAACTAAGCAACTACAGTTTCAAATGATAAATACTAAAACTTGTCACTTTTCCTCTTGGCGATCTTTGCGTCTTTGCGGTTCATGAAAGATAGGGTTGAATAATCTAAATCTTCTCTATAGTCCAATTTTTACTGCAAGACATTTTGGTAGTGGTTTTTTTGTTGAAGGATCACTTATTTCAAATTTGTACTTACAAATGAACTATCACTCTATTAAATTAACTAAAAAACCTAACAACACAAATTTTCCA
Protein-coding regions in this window:
- a CDS encoding DUF4136 domain-containing protein — encoded protein: MKTTKIFLAILLTAVLSGFSHDDIRSGYDREINFAELKTFGWVSVRRPLYSEANPSTENTLLENRIKRAVQEKLTTLGYEKLTASNPDFLIAYHIEVVNKLYLTYDGYGNGKNGASVHSYGSHRYRKYGLGKYGYGRYGYGRYGHGGFYGYSGSRPERLKTGEYKQVTLILEFVDPDSDQLIWRGRYVGAVMDWEISERKIRDAVNRIFRKFPGNRTETTENRWVWDRDNLIFKPVVNKNER